The genomic window CGCCGCCTTGCGCGCCACCTCGATGTAGCGCGCTTTGCCGGCGGTGGGCACCGGTACGAGGAAGCCATCGACATAGTTCATCGTTCATCTCCTGCGGGTCACGGACGGCCGGATGCCGCCTGCTGTTGAGGAGTAGTCGAAGGGGCGGGTGGGGGATCGACAGGGAAGGGTGGCGGGGCGACGGGTGGTCGTGAGTCGGGGCGGGGGAAAGATGTCCGCCGAGGTGCCGGGTTACCTGTAGGAGCGAGCTTGCTCGCGAACGGGCGTCAACCGGGATGCTTCAGCACGTGGGCTGTCGCAGGCATGGCCAGCTCCTACAGGCCGGCCCCGCGATTCACCTGTAGGAGCGGGCCATGCCCGCGATCCGCCGGCAAGGCCGGCGCCTGGCGAGAGTGGTTCGCGGGCAAGGATTGGGCGTCCCCCTCGCTCCTACAAAAAATCAAAAGCCCTGCCGAAGCCGGGCTTTTCCCTCACGCGAAGACTCAGCCCTTGGGCCGGTTGTCATACACGTGGCAGGCCTTGCCTTCCGAGCGCTTCAGGCTGTGTGACGGCTGCACCAGTACGCGGGCGCTGACGCCGATATGGGTCTTGATCTGCTTGCCCAGCTCGCTGCCGATGGCTTTCTGCTCGTCCGCCGAGAGGGCCTGCAGGTCGTGGCGCAGTTCGACGTGGACGTCGATGCAATCGAGGTTGCCATTGCGGTGCAGGTGGATCTCGTAGCACTCGGCGAGCTGCTTGATCTTCAGCACCTGCTCCTCGACCTGGGTCGGGAAGACGTTGACCCCGCGGATGATCAGCATGTCGTCGCTGCGCCCGGTGATCTTGTCGATGCGCCGCATCGGCCGCGCGGTGCCCGGCAGCAGGCGGGTCAGGTCGCGGGTGCGGTAGCGGATCATCGGCAGCGCTTCCTTGGACAGCGAGGTGAACACCAGCTCGCCGTACTCGCCATCGGGCAGCACGGCGCCGGTCGCCGGGTCGATGATCTCGGGGTAGAAGTGGTCTTCCCAGACGGTCGGGCCGTCCTTGGTCTCGGCGCATTCCATGGCCACGCCCGGGCCCATGATTTCCGAGAGGCCGTAGATGTCCAGGGCGGTGATGCCCATGCGCTCCTCGACCGCGCGGCGCAGCTCGGCGGTCCAGGGTTCGGCGCCGAAGATGCCCAGGCGCAGCTTGAGGCTGTGTGGGTCGATGCCCTGGCGCTCGATCTCGTCGGCGATGTTGAGCATGTAGGACGGGGTGACCATGATGATGTCCGGCTGGAAGTCGCGGATCAGCTGGACCTGCTTCTCGGTCTGGCCGCCGGACATGGGGATCACCGTGCAACCCAGGCGCTCGGCGCCGTAGTGGGCGCCCAGGCCGCCGGTGAACAGGCCGTAGCCGTAGGACACGTGCACCTTGTCACCCTTGCGGCCGCCAGCGGCGCGGATGGAGCGGGCGACCACGTTGGCCCAGGTGTCGATGTCGTTCTGCGTGTAGCCGACCACGGTGGGTTTGCCGGTGGTGCCGCTGGAGGCGTGCAGGCGCACAATCTCGTTCTGCGGCACGGCGAACATGCCGTAGGGGTAGTTGTCGCGCAGGTCGTTCTTGCCGGTGAAGGGGAACTTCGCCAGGTCGTCGAGGGAGGTCAGGTCGTCCGGGTGGACGCCCGCCTCGCTGAAGCGCTTCTGGTACAGCGGGACGTTGTCGTAAGCGTGCCTGAGGCTCCAGCGCAGGCGCTCCAGCTGGTGCTGGCGCAGCGCGTCGACACTGGCGGTTTCCATCGGGTCCA from Pseudomonas sp. GCEP-101 includes these protein-coding regions:
- the paaK gene encoding phenylacetate--CoA ligase PaaK, which codes for MNMYHDAERALLDPMETASVDALRQHQLERLRWSLRHAYDNVPLYQKRFSEAGVHPDDLTSLDDLAKFPFTGKNDLRDNYPYGMFAVPQNEIVRLHASSGTTGKPTVVGYTQNDIDTWANVVARSIRAAGGRKGDKVHVSYGYGLFTGGLGAHYGAERLGCTVIPMSGGQTEKQVQLIRDFQPDIIMVTPSYMLNIADEIERQGIDPHSLKLRLGIFGAEPWTAELRRAVEERMGITALDIYGLSEIMGPGVAMECAETKDGPTVWEDHFYPEIIDPATGAVLPDGEYGELVFTSLSKEALPMIRYRTRDLTRLLPGTARPMRRIDKITGRSDDMLIIRGVNVFPTQVEEQVLKIKQLAECYEIHLHRNGNLDCIDVHVELRHDLQALSADEQKAIGSELGKQIKTHIGVSARVLVQPSHSLKRSEGKACHVYDNRPKG